A window of Ananas comosus cultivar F153 linkage group 11, ASM154086v1, whole genome shotgun sequence genomic DNA:
tatatatagagagagagagagagagagagagagagagtaagtcttctgtactttcgaaagtacggagacctccgtacttgtaagttattttcgatgataggaaattcgattcgacgatcggctccgttaagtataatctatcctattagaactatttagaaatcaaattttataattttttgacatcatttaccaagcgattaaaaagtctaaaaaataactattttaatgaccgatgtggcacgtttttaagttcaacggtgtagaaatattcaaattagatgaaaatttaatagaaaattctacttaacatcaatagtaagaccaatacttccgatttgaaatttgagtcctttatcactgttttttatgagattttcattttcagccgttcattttaagGCTACTGGTTTACTggacaaacgaaatcaaaaaattatgaaatttggtttctaggtagttccaacagcgtagatcatgtctaacggaaccgatcgcggAATCGGATGTCtaattattgaaaacaacttacaagtacgaaggctcccgtactttcgaaagcataggagcctagctctctctctctctctctctctctctctctcaaaatatatatatatatatatatatatattgagagagagatagcatgttatcttttttatttatttcatttagaaataaacttagttgaaaatatgaatcaactagctaggattcgaacttgggactttagataccaaccaccaactaagcctttgccatttgcgctagggacagtcggtaccTCTGCCTAAATATAactgttatttttaaataaataaatagccaCCCTACCTTACTTGTTAACACCGATCagtactaaaaaataatataattcaaatacagatgtttttttttttcatttttagaaTACCGATCTTAATATAGTTCATTGTCTTCTCTAAGTTGTTTAATGAAATACTGTTTTTTAATTATACCAATTTTCATCgattggatttttgaaaattctttgTAGGTGGAAAAAAATAAGTACTTATCGTACTTGTTTTACTAAGACGcactttataaataaactttaaGCATTCATTTGGTTCGAAATTAAAGGGTGGAATAACTCCTTAACCCCAAAGTTATTTTCAAACACCTAATTTGGAGAGCGGGGTTAGCTAACACTCAATTTGGAGAATGGAGTTAGCTAATCCTACTCTAAATGGACTATTCTGGAATAGTTAATTTGGgcccaccccaccccactactccaaccaaacaaaactaTTTTACTCACTATCCTTCTTTTCTCACCTACTccaatcaaatactattttatttatatctagactaaactcaattctcaaccaaatataaaattactctAATCCCATCTTAATCCTGAATTTAactctatttttgaaataacaagtttttacttaaatccgaaccaaaccgtGGCTAAAAATAAGTAGAGTACTTCAAAAACGTGATAAGAATTTTTGTTCACGTGGAGCCTCACACCTAACAATATTTACTATTTCaccctaattattattatttttatataatacatattCTCCGAGTTGACTCGGAGTCGCCTTACGAGTCAAAACGACGTACGCAGACCACATAAATACGAAAACGATACTATTAGAAATTCTTCACCCACTTTACGCGCTATACATGACAATTACAAACTGTGTTCTCTGGACCAGCATCAGCTCAATTATTGAGGCACACTTCACCCACATGTCATAGCTAGTTCTTGTCCTATTTTGTAACACTTTTACCTACAAAGAATCTACATTTATATAATCTCATTTggaataattaataaaaggatttaaaattttgagttataTTAATGGGCGAAGATCTTAGTAGGCTTTAGTTTTCGTGTTCCatgagtataaatttttttttttatcaaaattactttaattaattGAGTTACTTTATTTAAGAATCAATATAGTTTTAGAGCCGACcaacatttataaaaaaaaaattggcgctagcaagttaaaaaaattctttatctACAATCACAAAAGCTTTATAACAATAAGACCTAAAACACAATAAGTATTTCAAAAGTAAACATATAAAGTTATATAAACTATTTAAGATAAGATATTGATCTAattaaatttgtcaaaataaaCAAACACCCAACTGTCGTAGAAGAGAGATCAAATCAATCAATTTAACTATTTAGACAGTTCAATAGTAAACTTAAAACTTGATAATTCAATCAATTtcagtacattttttttttcacttaaagGTACAAAAAAAGCCAATTCTCAGCTACCTATAAATAACTCTGGAGCAATGGTAAGTTTACAACTCACTTTAGATTGTTATTCTACAAACccagaagttttttttttaaataaatcttatcaattttgtttattaaaaaataaaatatatattaatttttataatatttggatgaaaatttgttattgtaattttttttaaaaattaaagtcatGACATTTCGCATAACATTGTCACTGCATACTGTTAGAATAAAACAAATGAagtgtttggttcaaaattgaaataaaaataaaaaataaaattggatagtattagaatggaaataaaatgacaaatcatctaaaaatatttggttcaatattaaaatgaaaatcagaatgaacatataaaattttgagtgaACGTTTTGGTTAAAAGAGAGGagataaatgaaagaaaatgagaGGAAGGTATTTGTGAGAGTTCATTCTGAATTCAAAATCAGATTGGATCACAAataaatttgatcatttttcttTCAGAGTGGAATGATAATTAAAATTCGATATctttaaaataaacaataactattaaaattaataaattttatttcaattttatagTCTAAATCAAGTTATCCAAACTGGCcgtaaatttaacttaatatctAATATTTCTCCTACCATCCAAATTCTAGCACATATACATTGGACAGTGCGCACCAGATtgtatcattattattttttgaagtaAAACCACTAAACTCTTTCCATGcgcatttaattatttttggctTCAAATCCAATTTGAATCTCGAAACCTAACAGTAGGAGACAGAcaaaaatatctatctatcaatCAGACTATTGCCGACAGCattaatatatatgcatatttgtttgggaaaactttaaatacccttaCGTGTTTTTacatgatttaaaatgtatcaagttagtaccctataattttgtatttttacactttaatattctgtgatttcaggtgtatcaaattagtattatttggttttatttttgtatcagtaccttatggtttcaatattttttttattatctattttgggatatataatttaacaaaatattaaattacagggtactaaagtgagaaaatgcgaaaccacatgatactaacttgatacacttaaaattatagagtactaaagtgaaaaaatgtgaaatgatagagtactaatttgatacactttaaattatatagtattaaaataaaaaaatacgaaaccacggaacggaagttttttcttttttttttataatgtcgCCCCGCTTTCAAAGTTATTGGCCACCATCTTCCATTTCCCGTGACAATCATTTCCCCACACTCTCCGCTCACTCTCTTCCCAGCTCCGCTAAAGAAGCTCGAGAacgcgcgcgcgcgctctctctctctctctctttctctctctctctctctacacctcTAAAAAGCTTGGATAAAATGGCGAAgcgaatgagagaaaatctctttcccctcctcctctttctcctccctctctctctaaatctcctCAATGCATTCGCATCGTCTCCTCCGAAGCTCCATCCACCCGAAGGTATAGCTAGCTTGTATATACACGAAGCAACACTCTTcgatctctcactctctctatctctatctcccCACTCTTTAACCATGATTTTTTTAGCTCTAAATCGATCGATCTTGCTCCTGATCGCAGAGCGCGCGCTCAGGGCGATCGCGGCGAAGCTCGGGAAGGCGAATTGGGACTTCGGCGTGGATCCGTGCGGCGGTGAGGGGAATTGGAGTGTGAAGGACGCGCCCAAGGGTTTCGAGAGCGGGGTCGCATGCGACTGCTCCTTCGCAAATGGCTCCGATTGCCGCATTGTGGAGATGTACGCGACCTCTGCCCCATCTCCCTCGATCTCCTCTTCGATCTGTTCTTCTTAATCGCTTTTTTCGATCAgcatcactctttttttttggattttttttttccttgtcgCAGTTTACTCAAATCGCAGAATCTATCGGGAGTGCTTCCTCCAGAGCTCAGCCGCCTTACCCATTTGAAACAGCTGTAAGAAGAATCGCTTCTTCTTTTATGTTTCTAGCTATTTGAAGCAGCTATTATAGGAATCCCTTCTTTCTCTTTgagttttttttatctatttgaagCAGCTGTGAGAAGAATCGCTTCCTCCTCTATATGCTTTTAGCTATTTGAAGCAGTTGTGAGAAGAACTAATTAAATGGTTTTAGAACTATTTTCACTTTTTGTCCTTGCTTTAGCTTGGAAAATATGTACAAAGACCAttgaacccttttttttttttttttttttttttttttttggcaatacGATCGCAGAGACTTGAGCCGAAACGTAATCACGGGTAGTATCCCGACCGAATGGGGGCGGATGCGGTTAGAGAGCCTGTGAGTTTcccctttttattttcctttttatttcttgTTTGGGTCGGTTTTGTTCAACTAAAAGccgtgaaaaataattttcgtggaaaaaaaattttgctgaatttttttttaatattttatattatttggttcctagaaaaaaataattttttattgatatttgtttgattgaaattaaaaagattTACATTTGTTTGATTCggtgaaaaaataaatgaaaaaaattttgcgCAActtaacctttttatttttccatcgAAAAACGACGAAAAACgaaaacttcattttttttccaaatccataaaattatttttatgagaaaatatttttgcgtcgaaccaaacaagcaaaaatattttttcatatcgaaaataatttttcgattcATTTTACACCAAATCAAACGCCCCCTTAGCTAATGAGCTTTCTCTCATAgaaatcttatttatttatttatttattcatttatttgtttatttgcaGGATGCTAATGGGGAATCGGTTGTCCGGGCCGTTCCCGCAGGTGCTTACCAAGATCACTAcgttaaaaaatttgtaagggaatgtataattattattattatcattatcattactATTATATTAGATAAATGTCTGTTGATGACTCACTCTATATATTTactttgctgctgctgctgctgctgttgttgttgtgttCTGTTGTACCTCTTTAATTAGCATGTCAGTGAACGTTAACTTATTGTTCGACAGGAGTATCGAGGGAAACAACTTCTACGGGCAGCTCCCGCCGGAGCTCAGTAATCTCATTAACATAGAGAGGCTGTGAGTTTCTCCTTATTTTTCCACTGTTAATTACAGTAAAAATTACACTGAAAAATTCTCAGGAATTATTTACTTTGATGTTGTAACTTTTGATTTTAGACTGTTACCGACCAACGCATTCACTGGGGAGCTTCCCGTGTCTCTTGCCAAGCTGACCAACTTGACCGATTTGTGAGTCCATCAATGTTCTCctcattttcttttaatttttgataacaTTTTTCgtggcttttctttttttttttctggttaaAACAGAAGGATTTCCAGTAACAATTTCTCCGGGAATATACCCAATTTCATTGAGAAATTTACGAATTTGGAAAAACTGTAAGAAGTTCCATTTCCTCATTACATTTTGAGTAATTTTTTATCGTCGACTGATTAGCAAGGACCATGTTACGAAGTTCAAACTCTATTGGCGCAGACAAATCCAAGGGTGCATGCTGGTGGGGCCTATTCCTTCTAGCATTTCCAAATTGACAAACTTAAAAGATCTGTATGTTATGGATATTCATGGTTTAAGTTGTTGTTTTATCAATTTCGTTTTATGTAGTGTTATTTTCCTTGAGTATGTGTTTTGGTGACAATCAGGAGGATCAGTGACCTGAGAGGAAATGGGTCAGCTTTCCCAGAGTTGAGTAATATGAAATCCTTGAAGACATTGTGAGTTAATTAGCTTACTATAAGTTTTTGGTTGGTCTTTTAATTTGTGGTACTTCATAGAGTTAAATACATGTATTTCCTATGTGTAGGATACTAAGGAATTGTTCCCTTTATGGAAGCATCCCATCTTACATTGGACAAATGCAGAAACTGAAGCTCCTGTAAGTTATTTACTTTTGGCTTTTGTTGTATAGCTGATGCTGTCATTATGTcacttcttttaatttttatttcttccatgatgttttctttttttgtcaaTTATTCTGCATCTACATATTCTTTGGGGGGAGTTATCTGAGCAACTGGATTCAAGTATTATTTCTTGGCAATTATGAATGGTCCCTACATAATCCATTTCAAGTCCACTGAGAATTGTTTTCTTTAAATCTAAGACATGATTTATATAGTGTTGAACAATGGAGTAAATCCTCAAGTTATTTTATTatgaagaaaatattaatttgtgaTTCCTTAAGCTGTATGAGCTTAGTGAAGCATATCTTGCTATTGTTTAATTGCAACAACCTAAtttgtgccggaaacttgccggcacggtacagcacaatgcgtgccgagccgtgccggtcaaaaaaaattttgtgtgctgacacataatagcatgaaatatttattttctttagcaacaaaatattctaactatttattatgtcttttcatcacatcttttgaactttattgaggaaattacttactaatttaagaatagagggttttgagctgagCCATCggtacggggtctgtatcgtacCGGTATTttattggcacggtacggcatggtggatacggcccgtgccgacgggcacttaaaacttTGTTCTCTCCCTCAATCAAGGCATGACAGCGAAACTGCTTCCTAAtatatttcatcatttcttaTTCCTTTTCCCTTGTCTGTACAGAGACCTCAGCTTCAATACCTTGAGCGGTGAAATTCCAATTTCTTTTGCCAACTTAGGAAGTGCAGACTTTATGTAAGTTATAACCAGCCTTGGCTTCGATAGGCTAATATTCCTTTTATTGTGCCCTGAGGATTGCCTTAACAGTATTTTATCTGGCAGATATATGATTGGAAACATGCTTACTGGGGAAATACCTGAGTGGTTCTTGCAGCGTAACAAAAATGCGTAAGTTACCTGTAGTATCGGGACTAAAAGCAGACATTTAAGATTTTCCATTCCTTTTACGGTATCTGATTACTGCTATTTAGGTCCCAATAAAAGATTCACCGTGCCATTATTTGGAATTTGCTTCCTACTTTGTTTTCTTCCcctagtgtgtgtgtgttttttttttcgaaggGGAATTTTCTTTCTCGTTTGTCAGCCATTTCATGAATCTTCAAAAGGAAGACTAATCTTCAATTTTGGTATTCAGGGATTTCTCTTACAATAATTTCACATATGGGAACTCAGGCCCTACCCGCTGTCTTCAAGGGAGCATGTGCGAATACTTCGGtatttttgcagatttttttcttgttaaatCTCTTTGACGTATTATAATCACATCTCTAATGATTAAATTTGCAGTAATGCGGTAGAGAGCTATTCACCCACAGTAAGCAGTCTGTAAGATTTTCTTGCTACATTATTTTTGGGAATTAATAGCTATTTGCCTATTTCATTTGAGCTGTGAGTTGTCCAACTCATTTTATCTCTGACTCCTGTTTGTATCTTTACATATAGACCTTATGTGCATCCATGCTTGAAGAGGAACTTCCCCTGCAATGCTTCCAATGGTCACTGTAAGTACATCTAACTTATGGAATGGCAATTATCTGTAACACAATAGTAAGTCAATTTTACTGAAGATGtcctgaaaagaaaaattattatgtgatctCAGTACAAAACTTCAAGCAGAACAttacattaaaaatatatatgttttgacTTCTATTGCCACTATTCCTTGCCCATATAATTGGACTGATGTGTTCTGTTTGTAGACCCATACTCGTTGCATATCAACTGTGGAGGGAAAGGAGTGACAATCAATGGAACTAAATATGAAGGAGATACAGAAAGACAAGGCGCTTCGATGTTGTACTTAGGTTCAAACTGGGCATTTAGTAGCACAGGAAATTTCCTGGATAATGACCTTGATGCAGATAACTATATCGCAACAAACATTTCTAAGCTGTCCATGCCTAACTCTGAGCTGTACACAACGGCACGcctttctcctctttctctcacttATTACGGCCTTTGCATGATGAACGGCAGCTATACAGTGAGTCTCCATTTTGCAGAAACGGTTTTCACTGATGATAACACATTTAGTAGTCTTGGGACGCGATTATTCAATGTATTCATTCAGGTTAGTAACAacgaaaaactaattttttgcACAGTACACTAGCATTGGTGAAGGTAGAATTCACAATAACTAAGTTTGTTCAATACAGGGGAAGATGGTATTAGAAgattttaatattgaaaaagaaGCTGGTGGACCAGGAAAACCAGTTATAAAAACTTTTACTGCATTTGTCAAAGATCATACCTTGGCGATCCACCTTTACTGGGCTGGAAAAGGGACAACAGGCATACCAAATAGAGGAATATATGGTCCTCTTATCTCAGCTATATCGGTGACTCCTAGTATGTTCCATCCTGCATCGTTTTTTTAACTTAGGTTGGATTAACAATTGCTTAGGCAGGTTGATTGGATGGCTTAAATTCCATCACCGGGGTATAGCTTCTTGTTCTGTCTGTTCTGCTCTGTTCTAAAAGTGTGGAAGGCGAGGATACTTAACTGGTTTTATTGTTTTATGTTGATGTTTTTAGTAAACTAATTCTGCAGTTACATACTACATGGATTCATTTACAAAATGAAGAAGACCAGATGCAGAAAGTCACAAATTTCTCATCAGGATGCCTTCCTCTTTTTTTACACCTTGActttaatcttttttctttttttttttgagaaaaggtagcatgctaccgcttcattcaaaTAGAACTTTAACTAGGCTACAAGCTGAGGCAACTAGGCCTCGacgacgaaaaaaaaaaaaaaaaaaaaaaaaaaaaNAAGTGTTTTTGAGAGAGTGTATGTCCATCGCCAAGAAGCTCACCGAACGTTTAGACTTCtcaaaaattcttttatttctctccAGCCAAATGACCCACCAAGTAGATGCAATTGTCGCTAGCTCCCTCTTTCTAAGTGCTCCTCACCTTGACTTTAATCTTGTTGGCCTATTAAAGTACAGTTCATCAGTTTGTTCATTGTTAATTCTTACATATTGTTGACTTTTGATGATGCAGCATTTTTGccttattttcttttgtcttcAGACTTTACCCCACCTCCAGATGTGGAACCTTCTGCTCATAGAAAGATCCCTATTATGCTTGTGATTGGGATTTCAGTTTTGGTATTTTCCTTCACTCTGTTGGGAATTTCGGGATTGATTTTTAGGTGCAAAAGGTGGAAAAAGGACAATTCGGTGTACAAAGGTATTCTGGACTATCACACTAATACATATACTTCCAACATCTTGTTGTATTTAGCTCTTTCTCCTAGTACGACCATTATGACATTGAGGATATACTTGAATCTGCACATGATCTGTATCGGTAAAGTTTCATTAATGGTATTTTTCTGTACTCAACTCTCTTCTCATCTCTTTTTCCTCTACATTCTGTTGCATGAGCTAACATGCATGAGTATCATCTATTCAGAAATGATGAATGCCTAAATAAGTATTACCTCATTTTACACAGTTAAAACTAGGGAGTATAAATTCAGTCGGGTGAATTGAGAAGTGATCCTACCTAACGACTATTTTAGTGTACTTAACATTCTTTGCTATGATGCctgtaagaaaataataatttcatgtGTTTCTCTGTTGGTTCATTTCAGCAACTATCCATCAATTcttaggggaaaaaaagagcAATCGAAATTTTGCATGCATC
This region includes:
- the LOC109717005 gene encoding probable LRR receptor-like serine/threonine-protein kinase At1g07650, giving the protein MAKRMRENLFPLLLFLLPLSLNLLNAFASSPPKLHPPEERALRAIAAKLGKANWDFGVDPCGGEGNWSVKDAPKGFESGVACDCSFANGSDCRIVEILLKSQNLSGVLPPELSRLTHLKQLDLSRNVITGSIPTEWGRMRLESLMLMGNRLSGPFPQVLTKITTLKNLSIEGNNFYGQLPPELSNLINIERLLLPTNAFTGELPVSLAKLTNLTDLRISSNNFSGNIPNFIEKFTNLEKLQIQGCMLVGPIPSSISKLTNLKDLRISDLRGNGSAFPELSNMKSLKTLILRNCSLYGSIPSYIGQMQKLKLLDLSFNTLSGEIPISFANLGSADFIYMIGNMLTGEIPEWFLQRNKNADFSYNNFTYGNSGPTRCLQGSINAVESYSPTVSSLPYVHPCLKRNFPCNASNGHYPYSLHINCGGKGVTINGTKYEGDTERQGASMLYLGSNWAFSSTGNFLDNDLDADNYIATNISKLSMPNSELYTTARLSPLSLTYYGLCMMNGSYTVSLHFAETVFTDDNTFSSLGTRLFNVFIQGKMVLEDFNIEKEAGGPGKPVIKTFTAFVKDHTLAIHLYWAGKGTTGIPNRGIYGPLISAISVTPNFTPPPDVEPSAHRKIPIMLVIGISVLVFSFTLLGISGLIFRCKRWKKDNSVYKDLRALDLQTGSFTLRQIKAATKNFNPANKIGEGGFGSVYKGLLSDGTIIAVKQLSSKSRQGNREFVNEIGMISALQHPNLVKLYGCCIEGNQLLLIYEYMENNCLARALFAQNAQCKLQLGWPTRRKICLGIARGLAYLHEESTLRIVHRDIKASNILLDKDLNAKISDFGLAKLSEEDHTHISTRIAGTVGYMAPEYAMRGYLTDKADVYSFGVVALEIVSGKSNTNYRPEEFVYLLDWACVLQERGTLLELVDPNLGSEYSKEEALLMLNVALLCANASPTLRPSMSKVVSLLDGTAPLQPLLSDLNSASNNFSSRAIRRSFWQNPSENHSISVNASSFTDTSETTPENDSSRPLVHSMQIS